In one window of Saprospiraceae bacterium DNA:
- the pyrF gene encoding orotidine-5'-phosphate decarboxylase, translating into MKNFKFLSEQIQLKKSMLCVGLDPDVKWIPKSFHDSGESLYQFCQNIIELTHKHAIAYKINVAFFEAHGPSGWSQLERVVKSIPDDCLIIADAKRADIGNTSRLYAEYYFRRLNADAVTLHPYMGRDSLQPFLDFKDKWSIVLALTSNEGSNDLEKLKLQNGNLVYEQTMKLFSYENSHEQIMFVCGATHPESFQNIRSICPDHFLLVPGVGAQGGDLAGIIQHGKNKAGGLLINVSRGICVPEENHAFEDWVSRKAKEYRSQMAYYL; encoded by the coding sequence ATGAAAAATTTTAAATTTCTTTCTGAGCAGATACAACTAAAAAAATCCATGCTTTGCGTAGGATTGGATCCCGATGTAAAATGGATTCCAAAGTCCTTTCATGATTCTGGTGAATCATTATACCAGTTTTGTCAAAATATAATTGAATTAACACACAAACACGCAATTGCTTATAAAATTAATGTAGCTTTTTTTGAAGCTCATGGTCCTTCCGGTTGGTCTCAACTGGAACGCGTTGTGAAATCCATTCCGGATGATTGCCTGATTATTGCAGATGCTAAACGAGCGGACATTGGAAATACAAGCAGGTTATATGCGGAGTACTATTTTCGAAGATTAAATGCTGATGCAGTCACCTTGCATCCTTATATGGGCAGGGATTCTTTGCAACCCTTTCTGGATTTTAAAGATAAATGGTCGATAGTGCTCGCATTAACTTCCAATGAGGGAAGCAACGACCTTGAAAAGTTAAAATTACAAAACGGGAACCTGGTATACGAACAAACAATGAAGTTGTTTTCATATGAAAACAGTCACGAACAAATCATGTTTGTCTGTGGTGCTACGCACCCCGAATCTTTTCAGAACATCAGATCGATTTGTCCGGACCATTTTTTACTGGTACCTGGAGTCGGAGCACAGGGTGGGGATCTTGCCGGAATAATTCAACATGGTAAAAACAAAGCGGGAGGCCTACTGATCAATGTCTCACGTGGAATATGTGTTCCTGAAGAAAACCATGCCTTTGAAGATTGGGTGAGCAGAAAGGCCAAGGAATACAGGAGTCAAATGGCTTATTATCTTTAA
- a CDS encoding Mrp/NBP35 family ATP-binding protein, whose protein sequence is MNHINFAVDMNEFIEQLCDLLSNVIEPGSGQNIIQLRMVRDIKLDDQHNIQMKLHLPGQQYAHKDQLYSEIYSVVSSFAPEKTLHVHFVNQMSYADAPNTAVPHIKHIIAVASGKGGVGKSTVSVSLALALKLAGFKVGLLDADLYGPSIPTMLGIQNEKPQVTNDSDKPKLVPIDVNGLHVVSLGNIIEAEQAVVLRGPRLAAIIKQFFNDTKWPQLDYLIVDLPPGTGDIQLTLVQTIPLTGAIMVTTPQEVSYIDALKAANMFRMEQIAVPVLGIIENMSWFEPDDSPGKKYYIFGQGAGEKLAGKTQSTLLGQIPIKEKLRLLLDRGEAFSIGPEYFSTIEDIVSKFLKKVELRENIIGPSQIIQASM, encoded by the coding sequence ATGAATCACATTAATTTTGCCGTAGATATGAATGAATTTATCGAGCAATTATGTGACTTGTTGTCAAACGTCATTGAGCCCGGAAGTGGCCAAAATATTATTCAATTGCGCATGGTCCGGGACATCAAACTTGATGATCAGCACAATATTCAAATGAAATTGCATTTACCGGGCCAGCAATATGCTCATAAAGACCAGCTTTATTCTGAAATCTATTCAGTCGTAAGCAGTTTTGCTCCTGAGAAGACACTCCATGTCCACTTTGTAAATCAGATGAGTTATGCCGATGCTCCCAATACGGCCGTGCCTCATATAAAGCACATCATAGCAGTGGCTTCCGGTAAAGGGGGTGTTGGAAAATCGACCGTTTCTGTGAGTCTGGCTCTGGCATTGAAGCTGGCAGGATTCAAAGTTGGACTTTTGGATGCTGATCTCTACGGCCCCTCTATTCCGACCATGTTGGGCATTCAGAACGAAAAGCCACAAGTCACCAACGATTCAGATAAACCAAAACTCGTGCCCATCGATGTGAATGGTTTGCACGTAGTTTCGTTGGGGAATATTATTGAAGCTGAACAAGCTGTTGTTTTGCGGGGTCCCAGACTAGCAGCAATCATCAAACAGTTTTTTAACGATACCAAATGGCCGCAGCTCGATTACCTGATTGTTGACCTTCCTCCCGGAACAGGAGATATTCAATTAACACTGGTCCAAACCATTCCCCTTACCGGAGCCATTATGGTTACGACACCTCAGGAAGTGTCTTATATCGATGCATTAAAAGCTGCAAATATGTTCAGGATGGAACAAATCGCAGTTCCGGTTTTGGGTATTATTGAAAACATGTCTTGGTTTGAGCCCGATGATTCTCCGGGCAAAAAATATTACATTTTTGGACAGGGTGCTGGTGAAAAATTAGCCGGTAAAACACAATCGACTTTACTCGGACAGATCCCCATTAAAGAAAAACTCAGGTTGCTACTCGATCGCGGTGAAGCTTTCTCCATAGGACCCGAATATTTTTCGACCATCGAAGATATAGTATCCAAGTTTTTAAAGAAAGTCGAGCTGCGCGAAAATATTATAGGTCCATCGCAAATCATACAGGCATCGATGTAA
- a CDS encoding bifunctional riboflavin kinase/FAD synthetase: MRWFKKMRVVYFGKDEIPNLKNPVIAIGAFDGFHRGHRQILDVLFSSANEIGGNSIVITFDPHPRLVLDESDQEFSLLSTLDEKIELLRATPLNYLVVVPFTYSFSLMYPQEYVETFLISQFNPSKIIAGVDHRFGRDGRGDGSLLRQYASEGRFEFQEISHLLENGNVISSTRIRQYIKDRKVELANQMLGYNFTLSGTVVPGNRIGRELGYRTANLDLSHHHKLIPPNGIYAVLCNVLGQVCDGMLYIGHSESIAENLAQTIEVHILDFNQDIYGQTIAVELISFLRTDQKFESKEDLTRQIAQDEKRARKNLLKYKLKSPPVNKQPKIAIAILNYNGEKLLKNFLPSLLNFRPRNSEVYIIDNGSTDSSILFLEHHYPEVHLIKLRKNYGFSTGYNKGIAQIESDFLVLVNSDILVNTEWVSPLIHLMETDPMIFAVQPKILSLSEKHKFEYAGAAGGYLDLLRYPFCRGRIIDLIEEDQAQYNDTTEVFWASGAAMVVKTVVFKALGGFDDDYFAHQEEIDLCWRMKRLGGKIISTDVSYVYHLGGGTLDYDNPRKTYLNFKNNLFTIFKNESWYNLLMILPSRLVLDCFIAISYLLKGKLWVFYKIVQAYVVSIINTLYLIHKKSQTNDLIDELNLSPFKKTGILNSSIFLQFYIAGNKIFSKIPKQYFK; encoded by the coding sequence TTGCGCTGGTTTAAAAAGATGCGTGTAGTTTATTTCGGAAAAGATGAGATACCCAATCTAAAGAATCCGGTAATTGCTATTGGTGCCTTCGATGGTTTTCATCGGGGACATCGGCAAATCCTGGATGTTTTATTTTCTTCAGCAAATGAAATTGGAGGTAATTCAATCGTCATCACATTCGATCCACATCCACGTCTGGTGTTGGATGAAAGCGATCAGGAATTCAGTTTGTTGTCGACTTTAGATGAAAAAATAGAATTATTGAGAGCAACTCCGCTTAATTACTTGGTTGTAGTTCCTTTCACGTATTCATTTTCATTGATGTATCCACAGGAATACGTAGAAACTTTTCTAATTTCTCAATTTAATCCAAGCAAAATAATCGCCGGAGTAGACCACAGGTTTGGAAGAGATGGTCGTGGCGATGGTAGTCTGCTTCGACAATATGCAAGTGAGGGCCGTTTTGAATTCCAGGAAATAAGCCATCTGCTGGAAAATGGAAATGTCATTAGTTCTACCAGGATCAGACAGTACATCAAAGATCGAAAAGTGGAACTGGCCAATCAAATGCTTGGTTATAATTTCACACTTTCGGGCACTGTAGTTCCGGGCAACAGAATTGGCAGAGAACTTGGCTACAGGACGGCAAATCTGGATTTGTCTCATCACCATAAATTAATTCCTCCGAATGGTATTTATGCGGTCCTTTGCAATGTTTTGGGGCAAGTTTGCGATGGAATGTTGTATATCGGGCACAGCGAAAGCATAGCTGAGAATCTCGCTCAAACCATCGAAGTACACATTCTCGATTTCAATCAGGATATATACGGGCAAACCATTGCAGTAGAATTAATCAGTTTTTTGAGAACAGATCAAAAATTTGAATCGAAAGAGGATCTGACCAGGCAAATAGCACAAGACGAAAAAAGGGCAAGAAAGAATTTGTTGAAATATAAATTAAAATCTCCCCCTGTTAACAAACAACCAAAAATCGCGATTGCAATTCTCAACTACAACGGTGAAAAGTTATTAAAGAATTTCCTGCCCTCTCTGCTCAATTTCCGACCCAGGAACTCTGAAGTCTATATTATCGATAATGGTTCGACCGACTCCAGTATTTTATTTCTCGAACACCATTATCCAGAGGTGCATTTGATCAAACTAAGAAAAAACTATGGCTTTTCTACCGGTTATAACAAAGGCATTGCTCAAATTGAATCTGATTTTCTGGTATTGGTGAATTCAGATATTTTGGTCAACACAGAATGGGTATCTCCATTGATTCATCTCATGGAAACCGATCCAATGATATTTGCGGTTCAACCAAAAATCCTTTCGCTTTCCGAAAAACATAAATTTGAATACGCCGGTGCTGCAGGAGGTTACCTCGACTTGCTTCGTTATCCTTTTTGTCGCGGAAGAATAATTGATTTGATCGAAGAAGACCAAGCGCAATACAACGATACTACAGAGGTCTTTTGGGCCAGTGGGGCTGCCATGGTGGTTAAAACAGTTGTATTTAAAGCGCTTGGAGGATTTGATGACGATTATTTTGCCCATCAGGAAGAAATCGATCTGTGCTGGAGAATGAAGAGGTTAGGTGGGAAAATTATAAGTACCGATGTCTCTTATGTTTACCATTTGGGTGGCGGCACATTGGATTACGACAATCCCAGAAAAACGTATCTCAATTTCAAAAATAACCTGTTTACCATATTTAAAAATGAGAGTTGGTACAATCTCCTCATGATCTTACCTTCAAGATTGGTATTGGATTGTTTTATTGCAATCAGCTATTTATTAAAAGGAAAACTTTGGGTTTTTTACAAAATAGTGCAGGCCTATGTAGTAAGTATTATCAATACGCTGTATCTGATCCACAAAAAAAGCCAAACTAACGATTTAATCGATGAGCTGAATCTGAGCCCTTTTAAGAAAACAGGCATTTTAAATTCTTCCATTTTCTTGCAATTTTATATCGCGGGCAACAAAATATTTTCGAAGATTCCCAAGCAATATTTCAAGTGA
- a CDS encoding GIY-YIG nuclease family protein, with protein MNHPKFAIIDIETTGGLARRDKITEIGIIIFQNGEVLDQFSSLINPERSIPPEITRITGITNEMVEQAPKFYELAKEIILLTQDCVFVAHNVHFDYSFIKEEFHQLGFTFQLKKLCTLQLSRKLFKNLNSYSLGSLIQHFSIPVEARHRAMDDCKATLQLFKEIIKAQQQNVSDFSKLIPKLIKDQKLPANLPEDTLSKLPERPGVYTMLSKDLIPVYIGKSKSIRDRILQHFSDLGSKSQKMLQTVHFIDHQLTGNELMASLIEAQLIKQHQPEINRALRKKTHAFLLTKLKHALHYNRFRITEAIWLEPNEEILNHYATSLSAKQHIEYLLIQYNLCSHINSEKSNAGPCHAYQLNQCFGACCGQESAESYNLRFEEACTQVNNIFKENFMIIGDGIEAHEKSVICVEFGFCRYIGFVSEELSFMDPEAIKSELKPYDGNVETNRMIQFYLKKDKQYKVINYHLQEFQENE; from the coding sequence GTGAACCATCCGAAATTTGCGATCATAGACATTGAAACTACAGGCGGACTTGCCCGAAGGGACAAAATTACGGAAATAGGGATCATCATTTTTCAAAACGGCGAAGTCCTTGATCAATTTTCTTCACTCATTAATCCGGAACGGAGCATACCACCCGAAATTACCCGTATTACCGGTATTACCAATGAGATGGTAGAACAGGCCCCTAAATTTTACGAACTCGCTAAAGAAATTATACTGCTTACACAGGATTGTGTTTTTGTAGCGCACAATGTTCATTTTGATTACAGTTTTATCAAGGAAGAATTTCACCAGCTTGGATTTACTTTCCAATTGAAGAAGTTATGTACCCTTCAATTGAGTCGTAAACTATTTAAAAACTTAAATTCCTACAGTCTTGGTTCTCTCATTCAGCACTTCTCCATTCCGGTAGAAGCCAGACATCGGGCTATGGATGATTGTAAGGCGACCCTGCAGCTATTTAAGGAAATCATCAAAGCACAGCAACAGAATGTATCTGATTTTTCAAAATTGATCCCCAAGTTGATCAAAGACCAAAAACTTCCCGCTAATCTTCCTGAAGACACCCTCTCTAAACTGCCTGAAAGGCCCGGTGTATATACAATGCTAAGCAAAGACCTGATTCCTGTTTACATAGGAAAAAGCAAAAGTATCAGGGACAGGATTCTTCAACATTTTAGCGATTTGGGATCGAAATCTCAAAAAATGTTACAAACAGTTCATTTTATCGACCACCAGCTTACCGGAAATGAACTCATGGCTTCTTTGATCGAAGCCCAATTGATCAAACAACATCAACCGGAAATCAACAGAGCATTGCGCAAGAAAACGCACGCGTTTTTACTCACAAAATTAAAGCATGCTTTGCATTACAACAGATTCCGGATAACGGAAGCGATATGGCTGGAGCCTAATGAGGAAATTTTAAATCATTACGCAACCAGTCTTTCTGCAAAGCAACATATCGAATATCTTCTGATTCAATATAATTTATGCAGCCATATCAACAGTGAAAAATCCAATGCAGGTCCTTGTCATGCTTATCAATTGAACCAATGCTTTGGAGCCTGTTGCGGACAAGAAAGTGCTGAATCGTACAATTTGAGGTTCGAAGAAGCGTGTACCCAGGTGAATAATATTTTTAAGGAAAATTTTATGATCATCGGCGATGGTATCGAAGCGCATGAAAAATCTGTGATCTGTGTAGAGTTTGGCTTTTGTCGTTACATTGGTTTTGTAAGTGAAGAGCTGAGCTTTATGGATCCGGAAGCCATAAAATCAGAACTTAAGCCCTATGATGGTAATGTTGAAACCAACCGAATGATCCAATTTTACCTAAAAAAAGACAAGCAATATAAAGTCATCAATTATCACCTGCAGGAATTCCAGGAAAACGAATAA